The Zea mays cultivar B73 chromosome 7, Zm-B73-REFERENCE-NAM-5.0, whole genome shotgun sequence DNA segment GCGACCGGATGCTGCAGGCTCCGTCTGATACGTGTGCATCTTATATCAATATTAAAGCAAAAGAACCCTAATTTTTTTTAGCTTAGTGACCTTGCTTACCTTTTGTAACTATGTAGCTATAGCTCTCTAGCTATGTGTTGTGTAGTGCAACGAGTGAGTAGAGGTGCTAATAACAACGTGTGCTTTAATTTGTGCTCTTTGCTTACTAGTATATGTAGAAGCTTTTAGCGTGCTTAATCGACGAGTTGTAATGTTTATATGACCTCTTACTAAACTAGAACATTGTGGATGAGTTCTCACTAGCTTGATAGTTTAATTGCTTTGATTGGTTTTTTCTTTTAAGTCTTTGTGATAGATAAGAGTATATGTATTCTTGTTTAGACCGAAAGGTTGTGCAGCTTCATATTTATTTTGGTTAGCTGATGTAACTGGTttttagaagaagaaaaaaaaaatacTCCACTGTTTAATTTACTTCCTCTAGTCGATCCCATGGACCGTCCACAACGTGATGGCTACGGGATTCAAGCAACAGATGAGATCGTGCTCGTCGTCGTATTCCTGGGACGGGACGGGAGCACATGGATCCCATGTTCGCCGCACCTGCCCCCGCGCGCGATATATTCAGATATGGAGGCATCTCAGCCGCACTGCCATGGCATGAGCGGCAACGTCCCCTCGTCCGTCTCATCTCCTCATTTTCATACcatctagagaaaataaaaaaaaacatcaTCACCGTCGTCGTCGTTATCATCACCATCAATTCAGGATCGTGTTTGATTTAAGTACAAGAGTGGATGAAATATGGCTATCCATGAATTTAGGGATATGCTGTTTGTTTAGTTTGATAGATAAGACGAGCTATTTTTCTATTTAGTGATTAGATGCATGGAGAGTGAATGGTACGAGAATCCTTGCATGAGATGGAGCGCGGTAAAAGAGTTAAATTCAACAGTACGGTAACGCCATTATCATCAGGATTAGGTCAGAGTCAAAAGTGATGCTAATCACGAAAAAAAAACCGCAGGACAGGATTGGGTACTGGAATCCTGGCCTGTCCCGCCGACCTGGTACGACATGTCGGACAATCATTTCAACGATCCCACGGTGACAAACTTGCAGTGCCATCAGCTTGCTGCTCCTAGTTTGGGCACTGGAGTAGGAGCTTAGAGCTAGTGCCCGTTGGTTGGCCTTGCTGTGATCCATTAACAAATGCGCCAACCAAACGCCACCTTAGAGTGATCGTAACGGAGATTCAGTGGGGAGCCCCGGTGCAACAATCCCATtatgggcttgttcggttattttcaatccatatggattgaaggagattgatacggattggaggggattttgacttaatagggattgaaaccccctcaattCATATAGATTGGAGTAGAACCGAAAAAACCTCACCCTATAacatgtttggtttgagaaatgagATATGAGGAATATGATAGATGTCTCTCCTCACTTTTTTGCTTGGTTTATagacttttttgtttggttggtgGAATATAATGAGTTAACCTATCACCATTTCATTCCTGGTATACTAACAATTAGTAATAATATGATGAAATGAATTCATTCCTCCAAATTAATAAAGTCGTAATGAAGTCATAATGCTTCACGAATGAATTGACTCTTCCAACAAACACCTCATTAACATCTAATCGTATTCTGCCAGCAGCATGCTTCAAGGCGACTGTGCGGGCTTCACCTGCTTAACCGTATCAATTGTCTTTGACACTTCAAGTCAGCCTGGTAAACTATACCGCCCATCCAACAGGACTTGGTGAATTCAGCGGAAGCATTCGACACACAGCATTACCAAATAGCGTTTATTCAAACATGTTCTGATAAAGAAGCAAGCCATCGATGTTCGATGGAGCCTCGTAGTACAAGGTTCGACACGACGGTAACAAGCATACACGCAGGGAGGGGCCTATATGTGTAATAGGAGGAACGCGCAGGCGGCGTACTAGGCCTGCTTGCAGTACACAGCCAGATAGATATGCTCCACCTCAGATATTATATATAATAAGCTGGCCCTGCATGCAGGGTTGGTTTGCTATGGACCCGGCGGTTGCTCAGAAACCATGAATCTTGATGTGCTCCTTCTTCACAATGCCGGCCTGCCAGGACAACATCAGGAACAGAATCAGCCGTCTTTATACATACGTTGCTACATGTCTCTAAGCGCACAAGGTGTTGCACCGAATGGTGCGTACCTGGACGAGGAAATTCGAGACGTTCTTCCTCTGATCACCCTGGAGCTGAATGACCTATAGCGGGCAGCATGCAGAACCGAATCCATCAAGATAATTCAGAAAGGCTAAAGTCGATGGCCTAGGGGACACGAGTTCATCAGGAGTACCATACCTGTCCAAGTTCTGGGTCCTGGACCACTGTACCATTGCAGCAGAACTCTTTCTTGAGATCTTTGAGGATCTTGCTGTAGCTGAACTCCTTCTTCAATCCCTGGACGGTGGTCAGGCTCTTGCGACCATTACGCTGCTGGATGCGCACGTGTACGTAGTCCTTTGACCCTGCTGCCGCACCAGAGTCCCCAGCATTGGCCTCAGCGAAGGGATCTGTATGTACGTGTGAATGCAGATTAGTTAGAATGAACCGCACGTGTTCGTGTTCCAGGCATCACAGCCGAAAGACGACAGCTGAACTAGAAGAAAACAATTTCAACTAGCGTACCGAAGGCAGTTGGGATCTGAATGTCGAGATCAGACATGAAAACTTGATTGGTGAGAGTGGCAAGCTACACCAAGAGCTGTACAAAGGAACGATATAGATAATTAGAACATTCGGTGTAGACAAAGGAAACCATATCACAGACCCAAACATCTACAAAATATAGGATAAGTTTCTCCTGAAGTCAAAGGGGTGCACACCatacaacaatattatttgagtcAGATGGGTGCACACCCATGAAACAATAGACTGATGACATTCTTCCATAAGAATCTAGGAGCAATTTGTACTGAGCTAAGAAATCTAGACTATATGATATAGCTTTTCCCAAGACTTATGAAATGTTGTACTGTGTCAAAGAATTCAGTCACAAGCCCCACCATGTGATCATCTCTATATTCAGGTCTCAATGGCCTTTTATCATTGTTACGGGACCATTGTAATCTACCTCATTATTCCTCCCAGCACCTATTTATTCCTACAGTCCAGATAACTTTCAATTAAGTGGTCCAAAGCTTAAATGAAGGCATCTCAATTCTAGACAAGATGTCAGGGAAGTAATGATGAGGTCCACATTCCAAACAAGGAGTTATGATCAAATCAACCACACAACATCCAAAACAGGAATTAAGCTGACTAGATGCATCATGTACTAGTTAACGAGCACCAATTCGTTTTTTACACTACTGTATTGTATAACCAAGATACAAACAAAATAACGAACAGTTATAGATGCACCCTTGGTAGTTTTGATCTGCTTAGGTCACTGTCTTTGGCTTCACATAACTGTAGAATCAACAAAGCAAGGGCCATAAGATGGCACGCTTTTATCTCATGAAAGATTTCGTCTAAATTATTTCCATCAAGATTAATCCTTTCTGTGCAGTCATGACCAAAATTATCCAACATAAATCCTCTCAGACCCGAGCAAGCTGACTGTTGGGATTCAGGGCCAGCAACTGCACCCAGTCTGATTACAATTACTTAACAGCCTCAGAGCAACAAACATAATAATAAGATCCAGACGCAATTCAAGAAAAGCGTTATCTaacaaaacaaacaaacaaacatgaCTACAAActatgtgtgggggggggggggggggggggggggggggatagcGACCTTTTGTTCGTGGACAGGGCTGATCATCATTAAAAAAAATCAAGATCGATACAAATTTAGCTCAGCAGGCTACCACATACTCAGAAAAACAACTAATTTTAATTTCCTAGCACCATCGTAGTCGAGAAATGAATCTTGAATAATAATACTGAACAAAAGGGTTTCTAAGAAGAAAACAAGTACAGAGTGGATCATAAACAGCTAAACCGGGACGAAATTACGAGGACGCAAAAAAGTAATCACAGATTTCCTGAGAGAAAGTAAAGGGGGAAAGGGGAAAGGGGAAGAAGGGGTGGGGGTGCATACCCTTGGAGGTGGTCCGAAGAGGAAGAGGTCAACCAAGAACTCGCTCGGGAAGATGTGGATCCTGAACGGGCGCCGAAGGTCCTTGGTGCTCTTCCCTCTTCTTGGATCTGATGGCCCCTATATATGGAGGAAGAAAAGGAGGGGAATTTATAGACGGGAGGAGGAGGACGCTCCGAGCTCCGCCCGTGGTTGCTTGCCGCCCCCGCTTTTCTCCTCTCCGTTTCTTTTGGCCCCAAAGCCTGCTGATTAATGGTTGTCCTCCACCGGTAGAACGCTTGTGATTATTATTTTTTTCTGCGGCAACGACTTTGGTTGCCCCTCTGTGTGGCCTGCCACGAGGAAAACACCGTCCGCCTTTTTTAGATGCTACTAG contains these protein-coding regions:
- the LOC541664 gene encoding protein translation factor SUI1 homolog gives rise to the protein MSDLDIQIPTAFDPFAEANAGDSGAAAGSKDYVHVRIQQRNGRKSLTTVQGLKKEFSYSKILKDLKKEFCCNGTVVQDPELGQVIQLQGDQRKNVSNFLVQAGIVKKEHIKIHGF
- the LOC541664 gene encoding protein translation factor SUI1 homolog isoform X1, producing the protein MSDLDIQIPTAFDPFAEANAGDSGAAAGSKDYVHVRIQQRNGRKSLTTVQGLKKEFSYSKILKDLKKEFCCNGTVVQDPELGQAARYRSFSSRVIRGRTSRISSSRPAL